A genomic window from Camelina sativa cultivar DH55 chromosome 2, Cs, whole genome shotgun sequence includes:
- the LOC104715724 gene encoding major pollen allergen Ole e 10-like produces MKTQFWIFLLFLLLLNFFCQAARPVMTIRPESLVGPQGNTTFLEGTTWCVARPGASQAELQRALDWACGIGRVDCSVIERHGDCYEPDTIVSHASFAFNAYYQTNGNNRIACYFGGTATLTKINPSYGKCSYDVSKSEVSAARSLSMYKPRWLLMMYIGLLFLISRSC; encoded by the exons ATGAAAActcaattttggatttttctactttttctgCTTCTACTGAACTTCTTCTGCCAAg CTGCAAGGCCAGTGATGACGATTAGACCAGAGTCACTAGTAGGGCCACAAGGAAACACGACGTTCTTGGAGGGAACAACATGGTGTGTGGCTCGACCAGGTGCATCTCAAGCTGAGCTACAGAGAGCTTTGGATTGGGCATGTGGGATTGGGAGAGTGGATTGCTCGGTCATTGAGAGACATGGTGATTGTTACGAACCAGACACGATCGTGTCGCACGCATCGTTTGCGTTTAATGCGTATTACCAAACCAATGGGAACAATCGCATTGCTTGTTACTTCGGTGGAACAGCTACACTCACCAAGATTAACCCTA GCTACGGAAAATGCTCCTATGATGTATCCAA ATCGGAAGTCTCGGCCGCAAGATCTTTATCGATGTATAAGCCTCGGTGGCTCCTGATGATGTACATAGGACTTTTATTTCTTATTAGTCGGAGTTGCTAA
- the LOC104715741 gene encoding DNA damage-binding protein 1a isoform X2 yields the protein MSSWNYVVTAHKPTSVTHSCVGNFTSPQELNLIVAKCTRIEIHLLTPQGLQPMLDVPIYGRIATLELFRPHGEAQDFLFIATERYKFCVLQWDAESSELITRAMGDVSDRIGRPTDNGQIGIIDPDCRLIGLHLYDGLFKVIPFDNKGQLKEAFNIRLEELQVLDIKFLFGCAKPTIAVLYQDNKDARHVKTYEVSLKDKDFVEGPWSQNNLDNGADLLIPVPPPLCGVLIIGEETIVYCSANAFKAIPIRPSITKAYGRVDVDGSRYLLGDHAGLIHLLVITHEKEKVTGLKIELLGETSIASTISYLDNAVVFVGSSYGDSQLVKLNLHPDAKGSYVEVLERYINLGPIVDFCVVDLERQGQGQVVTCSGAFKDGSLRVVRNGIGINEQASVELQGIKGMWSLKSSIDEAFDTFLVVSFISETRILAMNLEDELEETEIEGFLSQVQTLFCHDAVYNQLVQVTSNSVRLVSSTTRELRDEWHAPAGFAVNVATANASQVLLATGGGHLVYLEIGDGKLTEVQHALLEYEVSCLDINPIGDNPNYSQLASVGMWTDISVRIFSLPELTLITKEQLGGEIIPRSVLLCAFEGISYLLCALGDGHLLNFQLDTTTGQLKDRKKVSLGTQPITLRTFSSKSATHVFAASDRPTVIYSSNKKLLYSNVNLKEVSHMCPFNSAAFPDSLAIAREGELTIGTIDDIQKLHIRTIPLGEHARRICHQEQTRTFGICSLGNQTNAEETEMHFVRLLDDQTFEFISTYPLDSFEYGCSILSCSFTDDKNVYYCVGTAYVLPEENEPTKGRILVFIVEDGRLQLIAEKETKGAVYSLNAFNGKLLAAINQKIQLYKWMLRDDGTRELQSECGHHGHILALYVQTRGDFIVVGDLMKSISLLLYKHEEGAIEERARDYNANWMSAVEILDDDIYLGAENNFNLLTVKKNSEGATDEERGRLEVVGEYHLGEFVNRFRHGSLVMRLPDSEIGQIPTVIFGTVNGVIGVIASLPQEQYTFLEKLQSSLRKVIKGVGGLSHEQWRSFNNEKRTAEARNFLDGDLIESFLDLSRNKMEDISKSMNVQVEELCKRVEELTRLH from the exons AGCAATGGGGGATGTTTCTGATCGTATAGGCCGACCAACAGACAATGGTCAG ATTGGCATAATTGATCCAGATTGTAGATTAATTGGACTCCATCTGTATGACGGCTTGTTCAAG GTTATTCCTTTTGATAACAAGGGACAGCTCAAGGAAGCTTTTAATATCAG GCTAGAGGAATTGCAGGTTCTGGATATCAAGTTTCTGTTTGGATGTGCAAAGCCTACAATTGCAGTACTTTATCAG GACAACAAAGATGCTCGTCATGTCAAAACATATGAGGTATCTCTAAAAGATAAGGATTTTGTCGAGGGTCCATGGTCACAGAATAATCTCGACAATGGTGCTGATCTACTGATTCCTGTACCACCACCTCTCTGTGGCGTCCTTATTATCGGCGAAGAAACAATTGTCTATTGTAGTGCTAATGCATTCAAAGCAATACCAATAAGACCT TCTATCACTAAAGCATATGGAAGAGTTGATGTTGATGGCTCTAGGTATCTTCTTGGTGACCATGCTGGACTGATTCATCTGCTTGTTATAACACACGAGAAAGAAAA GGTCACTGGCCTCAAAATTGAGCTTTTGGGTGAAACGTCTATTGCATCGACTATATCATACCTTGACAATGCCGTTGTCTTTGTTGGCTCAAGCTATGGCGATTCTCAG CTAGTAAAGCTTAATTTACATCCTGATGCAAAAGGCTCATATGTAGAAGTCTTGGAAAGGTATATCAACTTGGGGCCTATTGTGGACTTTTGTGTGGTTGATCTCGAGAGACAGGGGCAAGGTCAGGTTGTAACTTGTTCTGGAGCATTTAAGGATGGTTCTCTTCGCGTAGTTCGCAATGGGATTGGAATCAATGAACAG GCCTCTGTGGAACTTCAAGGTATCAAAGGAATGTGGTCATTGAAATCTTCAATTGATGAAGCCTTCGACACATTCCTTGTAGTTAGCTTTATCAGTGAAACTCGTATCTTAGCCATGAATCTTGAGGATGAActggaagaaacagagattgaggGCTTCTTATCTCAAGTGCAGACCTTATTTTGCCATGATGCTGTGTACAATCAACTTGTACAA GTTACCTCAAATTCTGTTAGGCTAGTCAGTTCTACAACTAGAGAATTACGGGACGAGTGGCATGCCCCAGCTGGATTCGCTGTTAATGTTGCAACTGCAAATGCCAGCCAG gttcttTTGGCGACCGGAGGTGGGCACTTGGTTTATTTAGAAATTGGAGACGGTAAATTGACGGAAGTGCAACATGCCCTTTTGGAGTATGAAGTTTCCTGCCTTGATATAAATCCTATCGGCGATAATCCAAACTACAGTCAGCTAGCTTCAGTTGGGATGTGGACAGATATAAGTGTGAGAATCTTTTCGCTGCCCGAGTTGACTCTTATTACAAAAGAGCAACTAGGAGGGGAGATAATTCCCCGATCTGTTCTTCTTTGTGCATTCGAAGGG ATATCTTACCTGCTCTGTGCTCTTGGAGATGGGCATCTTTTGAACTTCCAGTTGGATACAACTACTGGGCAGTTAAAAGACAGGAAAAAAGTATCACTTGGGACTCAGCCAATAACTCTGCGTACTTTTTCATCAAAAAGTGCCACACATGTCTTTGCTGCATCTGATAGACCAACCGTAATCTATAGCAGCAACAAGAAGCTGTTATACAGTAATGTCAATCTTAAAGAAGTTAGTCATATGTGTCCTTTCAACTCTGCTGCTTTTCCCGACAG TTTAGCGATTGCGAGGGAAGGTGAACTTACGATTGGCACCATTGATGATATTCAGAAGCTTCACATACGCACGATTCCTCTTGGAGAGCATGCTCGTCGAATCTGCCATCAGGAGCAGACACGTACATTTGGTATCTGCAGTTTGGGAAACCAGACAAATGCCGAAGAAACTGAGATGCACTTTGTCCGTCTTTTGGACGACCAAACTTTCGAGTTTATTTCAACTTACCCCTTGGATTCTTTCGAATACGGTTGCTCCATTCTGAGTTGCTCTTTCACCGACGATAAAAATGTCTATTACTGTGTTGGAACCGCGTATGTTTTACCGGAAGAAAATGAACCAACTAAG GGAAGGATATTAGTATTTATAGTTGAAGATGGGAGGTTGCAGCTTATTgctgagaaagaaacaaaaggagcTGTTTATTCGCTCAATGCCTTTAATGGAAAACTTCTTGCTGCTATTAATCAGAAGATTCAGTTGTACAAGTGGATGCTGCGGGATGATGGCACTCGTGAACTGCAGTCTGAATGCGGACATCACGGTCACATTTTAGCTCTCTATGTCCAGACCCGTGGAGACTTTATCGTTGTTGGTGATCTCATGAAATCAATCTCCTTATTGTTATACAAG CACGAGGAAGGTGCAATCGAGGAGCGGGCTCGGGATTACAATGCGAATTGGATGTCAGCGGTTGAGATACTTGATGATGATATTTACCTTGGTGCTGAGAACAATTTCAATCTGTTAACAGTGAAAAAGAACAGTGAAGGAGCTACTGATGAAGAACGAGGGCGGTTAGAGGTAGTTGGAGAGTATCACCTTGGGGAATTTGTGAACAGATTCCGCCATGGATCTCTAGTAATGAGGCTACCTGATTCAGAGATTGGTCAGATCCCAACAGTCATCTTTGGTACAGTCAATGGAGTGATTGGAGTAATAGCTTCACTTCCTCAAGAACAGTATACTTTCTTGGAGAAGTTACAGTCAAGTTTGAGGAAAGTGATTAAAGGAGTTGGCGGCTTAAGCCACGAGCAATGGAGGTCGTTTAATAACGAGAAAAGAACCGCAGAAGCGAGGAATTTCTTGGATGGTGACTTAATCGAATCGTTTCTGGATCTGAGTAGGAACAAGATGGAGGACATATCTAAATCCATGAATGTTCAAGTGGAAGAGTTGTGTAAGAGAGTTGAAGAACTCACTAGGCTTCACTGA
- the LOC104715741 gene encoding DNA damage-binding protein 1a isoform X1, with product MSSWNYVVTAHKPTSVTHSCVGNFTSPQELNLIVAKCTRIEIHLLTPQGLQPMLDVPIYGRIATLELFRPHGEAQDFLFIATERYKFCVLQWDAESSELITRAMGDVSDRIGRPTDNGQIGIIDPDCRLIGLHLYDGLFKVIPFDNKGQLKEAFNIRLEELQVLDIKFLFGCAKPTIAVLYQDNKDARHVKTYEVSLKDKDFVEGPWSQNNLDNGADLLIPVPPPLCGVLIIGEETIVYCSANAFKAIPIRPSITKAYGRVDVDGSRYLLGDHAGLIHLLVITHEKEKVTGLKIELLGETSIASTISYLDNAVVFVGSSYGDSQLVKLNLHPDAKGSYVEVLERYINLGPIVDFCVVDLERQGQGQVVTCSGAFKDGSLRVVRNGIGINEQVCFMSRNLYVLYAQFSHLVLILKYVVLQASVELQGIKGMWSLKSSIDEAFDTFLVVSFISETRILAMNLEDELEETEIEGFLSQVQTLFCHDAVYNQLVQVTSNSVRLVSSTTRELRDEWHAPAGFAVNVATANASQVLLATGGGHLVYLEIGDGKLTEVQHALLEYEVSCLDINPIGDNPNYSQLASVGMWTDISVRIFSLPELTLITKEQLGGEIIPRSVLLCAFEGISYLLCALGDGHLLNFQLDTTTGQLKDRKKVSLGTQPITLRTFSSKSATHVFAASDRPTVIYSSNKKLLYSNVNLKEVSHMCPFNSAAFPDSLAIAREGELTIGTIDDIQKLHIRTIPLGEHARRICHQEQTRTFGICSLGNQTNAEETEMHFVRLLDDQTFEFISTYPLDSFEYGCSILSCSFTDDKNVYYCVGTAYVLPEENEPTKGRILVFIVEDGRLQLIAEKETKGAVYSLNAFNGKLLAAINQKIQLYKWMLRDDGTRELQSECGHHGHILALYVQTRGDFIVVGDLMKSISLLLYKHEEGAIEERARDYNANWMSAVEILDDDIYLGAENNFNLLTVKKNSEGATDEERGRLEVVGEYHLGEFVNRFRHGSLVMRLPDSEIGQIPTVIFGTVNGVIGVIASLPQEQYTFLEKLQSSLRKVIKGVGGLSHEQWRSFNNEKRTAEARNFLDGDLIESFLDLSRNKMEDISKSMNVQVEELCKRVEELTRLH from the exons AGCAATGGGGGATGTTTCTGATCGTATAGGCCGACCAACAGACAATGGTCAG ATTGGCATAATTGATCCAGATTGTAGATTAATTGGACTCCATCTGTATGACGGCTTGTTCAAG GTTATTCCTTTTGATAACAAGGGACAGCTCAAGGAAGCTTTTAATATCAG GCTAGAGGAATTGCAGGTTCTGGATATCAAGTTTCTGTTTGGATGTGCAAAGCCTACAATTGCAGTACTTTATCAG GACAACAAAGATGCTCGTCATGTCAAAACATATGAGGTATCTCTAAAAGATAAGGATTTTGTCGAGGGTCCATGGTCACAGAATAATCTCGACAATGGTGCTGATCTACTGATTCCTGTACCACCACCTCTCTGTGGCGTCCTTATTATCGGCGAAGAAACAATTGTCTATTGTAGTGCTAATGCATTCAAAGCAATACCAATAAGACCT TCTATCACTAAAGCATATGGAAGAGTTGATGTTGATGGCTCTAGGTATCTTCTTGGTGACCATGCTGGACTGATTCATCTGCTTGTTATAACACACGAGAAAGAAAA GGTCACTGGCCTCAAAATTGAGCTTTTGGGTGAAACGTCTATTGCATCGACTATATCATACCTTGACAATGCCGTTGTCTTTGTTGGCTCAAGCTATGGCGATTCTCAG CTAGTAAAGCTTAATTTACATCCTGATGCAAAAGGCTCATATGTAGAAGTCTTGGAAAGGTATATCAACTTGGGGCCTATTGTGGACTTTTGTGTGGTTGATCTCGAGAGACAGGGGCAAGGTCAGGTTGTAACTTGTTCTGGAGCATTTAAGGATGGTTCTCTTCGCGTAGTTCGCAATGGGATTGGAATCAATGAACAGGTTTGTTTTATGTCGAGAAATCTTTATGTCTTGTATGCACAATTTTCTCATCTGGTACTTATCTTAAAATACGTTGTATTACAGGCCTCTGTGGAACTTCAAGGTATCAAAGGAATGTGGTCATTGAAATCTTCAATTGATGAAGCCTTCGACACATTCCTTGTAGTTAGCTTTATCAGTGAAACTCGTATCTTAGCCATGAATCTTGAGGATGAActggaagaaacagagattgaggGCTTCTTATCTCAAGTGCAGACCTTATTTTGCCATGATGCTGTGTACAATCAACTTGTACAA GTTACCTCAAATTCTGTTAGGCTAGTCAGTTCTACAACTAGAGAATTACGGGACGAGTGGCATGCCCCAGCTGGATTCGCTGTTAATGTTGCAACTGCAAATGCCAGCCAG gttcttTTGGCGACCGGAGGTGGGCACTTGGTTTATTTAGAAATTGGAGACGGTAAATTGACGGAAGTGCAACATGCCCTTTTGGAGTATGAAGTTTCCTGCCTTGATATAAATCCTATCGGCGATAATCCAAACTACAGTCAGCTAGCTTCAGTTGGGATGTGGACAGATATAAGTGTGAGAATCTTTTCGCTGCCCGAGTTGACTCTTATTACAAAAGAGCAACTAGGAGGGGAGATAATTCCCCGATCTGTTCTTCTTTGTGCATTCGAAGGG ATATCTTACCTGCTCTGTGCTCTTGGAGATGGGCATCTTTTGAACTTCCAGTTGGATACAACTACTGGGCAGTTAAAAGACAGGAAAAAAGTATCACTTGGGACTCAGCCAATAACTCTGCGTACTTTTTCATCAAAAAGTGCCACACATGTCTTTGCTGCATCTGATAGACCAACCGTAATCTATAGCAGCAACAAGAAGCTGTTATACAGTAATGTCAATCTTAAAGAAGTTAGTCATATGTGTCCTTTCAACTCTGCTGCTTTTCCCGACAG TTTAGCGATTGCGAGGGAAGGTGAACTTACGATTGGCACCATTGATGATATTCAGAAGCTTCACATACGCACGATTCCTCTTGGAGAGCATGCTCGTCGAATCTGCCATCAGGAGCAGACACGTACATTTGGTATCTGCAGTTTGGGAAACCAGACAAATGCCGAAGAAACTGAGATGCACTTTGTCCGTCTTTTGGACGACCAAACTTTCGAGTTTATTTCAACTTACCCCTTGGATTCTTTCGAATACGGTTGCTCCATTCTGAGTTGCTCTTTCACCGACGATAAAAATGTCTATTACTGTGTTGGAACCGCGTATGTTTTACCGGAAGAAAATGAACCAACTAAG GGAAGGATATTAGTATTTATAGTTGAAGATGGGAGGTTGCAGCTTATTgctgagaaagaaacaaaaggagcTGTTTATTCGCTCAATGCCTTTAATGGAAAACTTCTTGCTGCTATTAATCAGAAGATTCAGTTGTACAAGTGGATGCTGCGGGATGATGGCACTCGTGAACTGCAGTCTGAATGCGGACATCACGGTCACATTTTAGCTCTCTATGTCCAGACCCGTGGAGACTTTATCGTTGTTGGTGATCTCATGAAATCAATCTCCTTATTGTTATACAAG CACGAGGAAGGTGCAATCGAGGAGCGGGCTCGGGATTACAATGCGAATTGGATGTCAGCGGTTGAGATACTTGATGATGATATTTACCTTGGTGCTGAGAACAATTTCAATCTGTTAACAGTGAAAAAGAACAGTGAAGGAGCTACTGATGAAGAACGAGGGCGGTTAGAGGTAGTTGGAGAGTATCACCTTGGGGAATTTGTGAACAGATTCCGCCATGGATCTCTAGTAATGAGGCTACCTGATTCAGAGATTGGTCAGATCCCAACAGTCATCTTTGGTACAGTCAATGGAGTGATTGGAGTAATAGCTTCACTTCCTCAAGAACAGTATACTTTCTTGGAGAAGTTACAGTCAAGTTTGAGGAAAGTGATTAAAGGAGTTGGCGGCTTAAGCCACGAGCAATGGAGGTCGTTTAATAACGAGAAAAGAACCGCAGAAGCGAGGAATTTCTTGGATGGTGACTTAATCGAATCGTTTCTGGATCTGAGTAGGAACAAGATGGAGGACATATCTAAATCCATGAATGTTCAAGTGGAAGAGTTGTGTAAGAGAGTTGAAGAACTCACTAGGCTTCACTGA